A genomic region of Pseudoalteromonas piscicida contains the following coding sequences:
- a CDS encoding DUF3014 domain-containing protein, which produces MSENHQEGNKRPSNSQLLFAAVVVLALIIVAVFVLAQKDTPSTENQKVKQDIVVPEQTETPLVNTARETPPEQVVEPEVTLPPQREQIEPEQVEPVEPEVTLPPLSQSDTEIKEAVSNYLSNQAVKLLADDDVIRRTVVYVDNLAKGKVAENHAPVVKPQDGFSVIDDDIIITDPNSYERYTPYVAMFDTMSTAQVVRLYDQYKPLFEEAYEEIGYEGDAFNGTLTDAIDELLATPIPDTALPLVKDSVTYKYAYAEWEQLSPAQKQFLRMGPENMKKVKKRLEEIKIALNK; this is translated from the coding sequence ATGTCAGAGAACCATCAAGAAGGTAATAAAAGGCCTTCTAACAGCCAGTTGTTATTTGCCGCAGTAGTTGTACTAGCGTTGATTATTGTGGCTGTGTTTGTGCTAGCACAAAAAGACACTCCATCGACGGAAAACCAAAAGGTAAAACAAGATATTGTTGTGCCTGAACAAACAGAAACGCCACTGGTCAATACCGCAAGAGAAACACCACCTGAGCAAGTGGTTGAACCTGAAGTAACCTTGCCACCGCAACGAGAGCAAATCGAGCCAGAGCAAGTAGAACCGGTAGAACCTGAAGTAACACTACCACCGCTTTCACAAAGTGATACCGAAATTAAAGAAGCGGTATCGAATTATCTTTCTAATCAAGCGGTAAAATTGCTGGCAGACGATGACGTGATCCGCCGCACGGTAGTTTATGTAGATAACCTAGCAAAGGGTAAAGTGGCAGAAAACCACGCACCAGTGGTGAAGCCGCAAGATGGCTTTAGCGTAATTGATGACGACATTATTATTACCGATCCTAACAGCTACGAGCGTTACACACCTTATGTCGCCATGTTCGACACCATGAGTACCGCGCAAGTGGTTAGACTATATGACCAATACAAACCATTATTTGAAGAAGCATACGAAGAAATAGGCTACGAAGGAGATGCATTCAACGGCACGTTAACGGATGCAATCGACGAGTTGTTGGCAACACCCATTCCAGACACTGCACTGCCTTTGGTAAAAGACTCAGTTACCTATAAATATGCTTATGCAGAATGGGAGCAACTTTCTCCGGCGCAAAAACAGTTTTTAAGAATGGGCCCTGAAAACATGAAGAAAGTGAAAAAGCGCCTAGAAGAAATCAAAATTGCGTTGAACAAATAA
- a CDS encoding LysR family transcriptional regulator has protein sequence MDRLIAAKVFADVAITGSFTATADRLDMSRPMVTRYIEAMESWLNIRLLHRTTRRVSLTTAGESCLEEVRQWLRQADTITGLANTSGKLSGTVRLATSMSFGFSQLVPAIQQFMSAHPDVNIDIDLQDSVADLTESQIDLAIRIASAPDPSLIGKSIAVCDSVIVASPQYLTSTNEITKPDDLAEHLCLGYKNFQQHIWHLRKGNSQQSVAVNCRLTANEATALLHAALNGAGLAIQPTYLVNRYIKSGELKQVLPDWKPNDMNIYVLYSSRKYMSPTVRALIDYLSHYFASTPW, from the coding sequence ATGGATAGACTCATCGCTGCTAAGGTCTTTGCCGACGTTGCAATCACGGGTAGCTTTACCGCGACGGCTGACAGGCTAGATATGTCTCGCCCTATGGTAACTCGGTACATTGAAGCAATGGAGAGCTGGCTAAACATTCGTTTATTACATCGCACCACGAGAAGAGTCTCTTTAACGACAGCAGGGGAGTCCTGCTTGGAAGAAGTAAGACAGTGGCTGAGGCAAGCCGACACCATAACCGGCTTGGCGAATACCAGCGGCAAACTGTCTGGTACGGTTCGACTAGCAACCAGTATGTCTTTTGGCTTTTCTCAACTTGTGCCCGCTATTCAACAGTTTATGTCAGCACATCCTGACGTAAATATTGACATTGATTTGCAAGATTCTGTGGCCGATCTCACTGAGAGTCAGATAGATCTTGCTATTCGTATTGCCTCAGCACCGGATCCATCTTTGATTGGGAAATCAATTGCAGTATGTGACTCAGTTATCGTGGCGTCGCCGCAGTACCTTACGAGTACAAATGAAATCACAAAACCTGATGACCTAGCTGAGCACTTGTGCCTTGGGTATAAGAATTTTCAGCAACATATTTGGCATTTGCGCAAAGGTAACTCACAACAGTCAGTAGCGGTAAACTGCCGTTTAACTGCGAACGAAGCGACCGCCTTATTGCACGCAGCATTAAATGGCGCCGGTCTGGCAATTCAACCCACTTATTTGGTTAACCGCTACATCAAATCTGGTGAGCTTAAGCAGGTACTACCTGATTGGAAGCCAAACGATATGAATATATACGTGCTCTATTCTTCGAGAAAGTATATGTCTCCAACCGTGCGGGCGTTGATCGACTATTTGTCTCACTATTTTGCCAGCACGCCATGGTGA
- a CDS encoding beta-propeller fold lactonase family protein has translation MYKPTISALLLIALGSISFSAQSQTFDVVQIIQNNTAGFSGLDNPRQLRFNRQGTQGVAVSGDDNAVVTFTLDAHKQLVQDQLFQSSDAHPLLLTGASDAVFVNSNLILNTSFYDGALNVFAKDKTGKFNLVQTFSDEVSYKVVFDPTKNASAHDTLSLFAPWKISLSGDKRYAFVPSYKSNTVTAFRITPTNSVTWLGPIDSAEQTDMGGPVDVLVSKEANALIVAGYEDDAITLCQQTKDTYTVKQRIVKNDTNLLALSKPQALVASSDFTVFYVAAAGSNSILAFERQQNGQYHLLQTIDANQVGKPLNGVSTLLLAADGKRLFAASESSSGIAEFSVTATGKLTHIATFDDLTNPLANISALAFVTDANHLAVSLAKQDTIKILKIRK, from the coding sequence ATGTATAAACCTACTATAAGCGCACTTCTGCTTATCGCACTTGGGTCAATTTCATTTAGCGCACAAAGCCAAACGTTCGACGTTGTTCAAATCATCCAAAATAACACTGCTGGGTTTAGCGGCTTAGATAATCCAAGGCAGCTGCGTTTTAATCGCCAAGGTACGCAGGGCGTTGCAGTAAGTGGCGACGATAACGCAGTGGTTACATTTACGCTTGATGCACATAAGCAGCTAGTCCAAGATCAACTCTTTCAATCGAGCGACGCGCATCCACTTTTACTGACTGGCGCATCCGATGCGGTATTCGTAAATAGCAATCTCATTCTTAACACTAGCTTTTACGATGGTGCATTAAATGTGTTTGCAAAAGATAAAACGGGTAAGTTTAACCTTGTGCAAACCTTTTCTGACGAAGTGTCTTACAAAGTGGTGTTTGATCCAACCAAAAATGCCTCAGCTCATGACACCCTTAGCTTGTTTGCACCTTGGAAAATTAGCTTAAGTGGCGACAAGCGCTATGCATTTGTCCCAAGTTATAAAAGCAATACGGTCACTGCTTTTAGGATCACTCCTACAAACAGCGTGACTTGGCTCGGCCCTATTGATAGCGCTGAGCAAACTGACATGGGTGGGCCTGTGGATGTGCTAGTAAGTAAAGAGGCTAACGCGCTTATCGTCGCAGGTTATGAAGACGATGCCATTACGCTGTGCCAACAGACAAAAGATACTTATACTGTTAAGCAGCGCATCGTTAAAAACGACACTAACCTGCTCGCGCTCAGTAAACCACAAGCCTTGGTTGCAAGCTCAGATTTCACTGTTTTTTATGTTGCAGCGGCGGGCAGTAACAGCATTTTAGCCTTTGAGCGTCAACAAAACGGCCAATATCATTTGCTCCAGACCATTGATGCAAACCAAGTTGGCAAGCCACTTAACGGTGTCTCCACCTTGTTACTTGCTGCTGATGGCAAAAGGTTGTTCGCAGCCTCTGAGAGTAGCTCTGGTATTGCAGAGTTTAGCGTTACCGCAACGGGCAAGCTCACACATATCGCAACTTTTGATGATTTGACCAATCCCTTAGCCAATATATCAGCCTTGGCTTTTGTGACTGACGCAAATCATTTAGCCGTATCTCTTGCAAAACAAGATACCATCAAAATACTCAAAATAAGGAAGTAG
- a CDS encoding nSTAND3 domain-containing NTPase, giving the protein MNNGTSDLYIKRTLTSDSNTYTEDELVKAADYIVVLAEPGAGKTELLKSLANQLKVKRVSANRLVNSQQVHGEEVLVIDAFDELAQTNHSGIYQLLDRIDELKPKKLVISSRSSEWGDGHQHAFEEYFESQPLVVRLSEFNEAEQQLLFYSHLPNESFEAFYDEVQRFNLDVLLPNPQFLGMFANAYIESNRKFANKKSIFEKAVERLAKESRPSINNHLVSSLSLSKKISITSEIFAGILLSGSVVA; this is encoded by the coding sequence GTGAATAATGGCACCTCAGATCTATATATTAAACGTACGCTTACCAGTGACTCAAATACGTACACTGAGGATGAGTTAGTTAAAGCAGCTGATTACATCGTCGTATTAGCAGAGCCTGGTGCGGGTAAAACTGAGCTATTAAAAAGCTTGGCCAACCAATTAAAAGTAAAACGTGTTTCAGCAAATAGACTGGTGAATTCACAGCAAGTTCACGGTGAAGAGGTTCTTGTCATTGATGCGTTTGATGAACTTGCACAAACTAATCACAGCGGTATCTACCAGCTTTTAGATAGAATCGACGAACTCAAGCCTAAAAAATTGGTAATCTCCAGTCGTTCTAGTGAGTGGGGTGATGGACATCAACACGCATTTGAAGAGTATTTTGAATCTCAGCCGTTGGTAGTGAGGCTAAGTGAGTTTAATGAGGCAGAACAACAGCTACTCTTCTACTCACACTTGCCAAACGAGAGTTTTGAAGCGTTTTATGATGAGGTCCAACGCTTTAATCTAGATGTACTGTTACCGAACCCTCAGTTTCTTGGCATGTTTGCCAATGCGTACATCGAAAGTAATCGAAAGTTTGCAAACAAAAAGTCGATTTTTGAAAAAGCCGTTGAACGTCTTGCTAAAGAGTCTAGGCCATCAATAAATAACCATTTGGTATCAAGCTTATCTCTTTCCAAAAAAATTAGTATTACGAGTGAAATCTTTGCTGGCATTTTACTTTCAGGTTCTGTAGTGGCATAG
- a CDS encoding MBL fold metallo-hydrolase, which produces MKHLTLIAASILLASNAMAANTAPLTLDVYNADKNSFHVNSTLVIGESEVMVVDTGFTKADALRIAAKVLDSGKTLKTIFISQADPDYYFGAEALHALFPEAKILTTAAVKAVIEEKLAGKLAFWTPKMGANAPVKPYIPTVVEGNTLFVDGHKIEIHGTQSELAHYPYLWIPSSKAVLGNVAVYGNVHLWMADAQSQRSQQAWSRQLKELKALKPEVVIPGHMKAGTKLDASTISYSQQYLSDFSQAKSSSKNSAELIDSMSARYPDAGLPMALGIGAKVHMGEMKW; this is translated from the coding sequence ATGAAACACCTAACATTGATAGCAGCATCGATTTTATTAGCAAGCAATGCGATGGCAGCAAACACCGCTCCACTTACACTGGATGTTTATAACGCTGACAAAAACAGCTTCCACGTTAATTCAACGCTGGTGATTGGTGAGAGTGAAGTGATGGTCGTAGATACAGGTTTTACCAAAGCGGATGCTCTACGCATAGCAGCCAAAGTACTCGACAGCGGCAAAACCTTAAAGACGATTTTTATCAGTCAAGCTGATCCGGATTATTATTTTGGCGCGGAAGCACTACACGCTTTGTTCCCAGAAGCTAAGATCCTAACCACTGCGGCCGTAAAAGCAGTGATTGAAGAAAAGCTCGCCGGTAAATTAGCATTTTGGACACCAAAAATGGGGGCGAATGCTCCTGTAAAACCGTACATTCCAACAGTTGTAGAGGGAAATACACTCTTTGTAGATGGGCACAAAATAGAGATCCACGGCACGCAATCAGAGCTAGCACACTACCCCTACTTATGGATCCCGTCAAGTAAAGCGGTTCTGGGCAATGTTGCAGTCTACGGTAATGTGCATTTATGGATGGCCGATGCACAATCCCAACGCAGTCAACAAGCGTGGAGTCGCCAATTAAAAGAGTTAAAAGCACTGAAGCCAGAGGTTGTAATACCTGGTCACATGAAAGCAGGCACCAAACTTGATGCAAGTACCATAAGCTACTCGCAGCAGTATTTAAGCGACTTTAGTCAGGCAAAAAGCAGCAGTAAAAATAGCGCTGAGCTGATTGATAGCATGTCTGCACGCTACCCTGATGCAGGATTACCTATGGCGTTGGGTATTGGTGCTAAGGTACATATGGGAGAGATGAAATGGTAA
- a CDS encoding DsbA family protein: MVKVHYFFDPMCGWCYGATALLDAIAANSDLKLELHPGGMIANQSIEKAFRNHILTSDARIASITGAQFGKGYIQRVESNDPMILDSYITARAIITAEQLGIAPLNMLKTIQHAHYVEGKQVNRAEAIEELAVELGLDKNHWQRAMLANQGTEQTKIAQSRLLMQKLQVTGYPTLILEKHEKQVKLPHTAYYGKLDAWRQLIDDYTQ; encoded by the coding sequence ATGGTAAAAGTGCACTACTTCTTCGACCCCATGTGTGGCTGGTGTTACGGTGCGACTGCACTGTTGGATGCAATTGCAGCCAACAGTGACCTCAAGCTTGAACTGCATCCTGGAGGTATGATTGCTAATCAATCTATAGAGAAAGCGTTCCGCAACCACATTCTCACAAGCGATGCGCGTATAGCCAGCATAACAGGCGCGCAGTTTGGCAAAGGTTACATCCAAAGGGTGGAGAGTAACGATCCGATGATCCTTGACTCATACATCACCGCTCGTGCCATCATAACCGCTGAGCAATTGGGCATAGCGCCACTTAACATGCTTAAAACTATTCAGCACGCACACTATGTAGAGGGCAAACAGGTTAACCGAGCTGAGGCTATAGAGGAGCTAGCCGTTGAGCTTGGGCTAGATAAAAACCACTGGCAACGAGCTATGCTGGCAAATCAAGGTACTGAGCAAACCAAAATCGCGCAAAGCCGTCTATTAATGCAAAAGCTTCAGGTTACTGGCTACCCAACCCTTATCCTTGAAAAGCATGAGAAACAGGTAAAGCTTCCGCATACTGCCTATTACGGTAAGCTCGATGCTTGGCGCCAGCTAATTGATGACTATACACAGTAG
- a CDS encoding retron Ec48 family effector membrane protein: MIKVNELKTKFWCFSMFPFLLSLIVSIVFYIATFRSNNVGNMDFCLSNTCTQNFASIFASSIKALEIGFSVSLGVATVYGIYIALHSYISHQETAKFSNHLAHYQLFKGFLSTEASNTLRLSPKAINSFKFYNLIFPESREGVLTPSESYINFLNQLDAVVKDSNSKVVDLSQGSFKYKPHQQKVKELLATVGIEIEFLPRRDFYELEGDVFKLVGRVNSEFCHYVDMPVLPDRHYI, translated from the coding sequence ATGATAAAAGTTAATGAGCTAAAAACTAAGTTTTGGTGTTTTAGTATGTTCCCTTTTTTACTTAGCTTGATTGTTTCTATCGTATTTTACATAGCAACTTTTCGTAGTAACAATGTAGGTAACATGGATTTTTGTTTGAGCAATACCTGCACCCAGAATTTTGCTTCTATTTTCGCATCATCAATTAAAGCTTTGGAGATAGGGTTTTCGGTTAGCCTTGGTGTTGCTACTGTATATGGTATTTATATTGCGTTACATAGCTATATAAGCCATCAAGAGACAGCAAAATTCTCAAATCATTTAGCTCACTATCAATTATTTAAAGGATTTCTTTCTACAGAAGCATCGAATACTCTTCGATTATCACCAAAAGCGATTAACTCATTCAAATTTTACAATTTGATCTTTCCAGAATCTAGAGAGGGAGTGTTAACTCCATCTGAAAGCTACATAAACTTTCTGAACCAACTTGATGCAGTGGTAAAGGACAGCAACAGCAAGGTTGTAGACCTGAGCCAAGGGTCTTTTAAATACAAGCCACATCAACAGAAAGTGAAAGAGCTACTTGCTACTGTAGGCATAGAAATTGAGTTTCTTCCAAGAAGAGACTTTTATGAGTTGGAAGGTGACGTTTTTAAACTAGTTGGCAGAGTTAACTCTGAGTTTTGTCATTATGTGGATATGCCAGTACTACCAGACAGGCATTATATTTAG
- a CDS encoding patatin-like phospholipase family protein → MRKHRTSDKKIALLLTGGGARAAYQVGVLKALAQSMPRTSPLPFEIITGTSAGAINSAGIACYASCFHLAVKKVEYIWKNFSTDMVYKSSFTGAYGHLFANMMRSFQAQYLNQPPASLLNNSPLRKLLANVLDLNRIDHNLHRHYLDAIAITVSSYSTGKSVAFYQANNAEPWQHSKREGVPGTISLDLLMASSAIPMVFPSVRVKHHYYGDGSIHQLSPLSPAIHLGADKIFVIGVEQPKLPQPLGYEPHFPGMSVVAGHLLDSVFSDTLNSDIERLDRVNRTVSLLPAREKHKELRRVDHMLIKPTVNFNEVADHYYEDMPLAIKLLLRTMGVKKHSPSSLTSYLLFERTYTQKLIELGFEDGMNRLDEMREFLELK, encoded by the coding sequence TTGAGAAAGCACAGAACGAGTGATAAAAAAATTGCCTTACTACTGACTGGAGGTGGTGCAAGGGCCGCTTATCAAGTTGGGGTATTAAAGGCGCTTGCGCAAAGTATGCCTCGTACTTCTCCCCTCCCTTTTGAGATCATTACTGGTACCTCTGCCGGCGCAATTAACTCGGCGGGAATTGCCTGTTACGCATCTTGTTTTCACCTTGCGGTGAAAAAAGTGGAATATATTTGGAAGAACTTTAGCACCGACATGGTGTACAAAAGCTCGTTTACTGGTGCATACGGCCATTTATTTGCCAATATGATGCGCAGCTTTCAAGCGCAGTACCTGAATCAGCCACCAGCCAGCTTGTTAAATAACTCGCCGCTTCGAAAGCTGCTGGCCAATGTGCTTGATTTAAATCGCATCGATCACAATCTGCACCGCCATTATCTTGATGCCATCGCGATTACGGTTTCGAGCTATTCTACTGGTAAATCAGTGGCGTTTTATCAGGCGAACAATGCTGAACCTTGGCAGCACTCAAAGCGCGAAGGTGTTCCGGGCACGATTTCGCTCGACTTACTCATGGCAAGTTCGGCTATACCTATGGTGTTTCCAAGCGTGCGCGTTAAGCATCATTACTATGGTGATGGCTCTATCCACCAGCTCTCCCCGCTTAGCCCTGCCATTCATTTAGGTGCGGATAAAATCTTTGTGATCGGTGTTGAGCAGCCTAAACTACCACAGCCGCTCGGTTATGAGCCGCATTTTCCGGGAATGTCTGTGGTCGCCGGTCACCTGCTAGACAGTGTGTTTAGCGATACCTTGAATTCAGACATCGAACGGCTCGACCGCGTCAACCGTACGGTAAGCTTGCTACCGGCCAGAGAAAAGCACAAAGAACTTAGGCGAGTAGATCATATGCTCATCAAGCCAACGGTTAATTTTAATGAAGTCGCAGATCATTATTACGAAGATATGCCGTTGGCAATCAAGCTGTTACTCAGAACCATGGGGGTTAAAAAGCATTCTCCGTCGAGTTTAACGAGTTACTTGCTGTTTGAGCGTACTTATACACAAAAACTCATTGAGCTTGGATTTGAAGACGGCATGAACCGCTTGGACGAAATGAGAGAGTTTTTGGAACTCAAGTAA
- a CDS encoding IS3 family transposase (programmed frameshift) → MTKLKRATYSAAIKLETAQLVVDQGYTQEDAAKAMGVGKSTVSKWVTQLKQERNGQTPTASPMTPEQIEIRELKKQIQRIELEKDIFKKGYRSLDVRLPEQFSLIEKLNQRERYPISVLCSVFNVHRSSYKYWAIRDTTPTPEQIRLEAEVKAIHAMSGGSAGARTIAAIATNNDFELSRYRAAKLMVKLKLESCQVPQHQYKRGGNEHLEIPNLLDRQFDVVEPNTVWCGDVTYIWTGNRWAYLAVVVDLFARKVVGWAMSLSPDTSLTLKALELAYESRGKPSGLMFHSDQGSHYTSLKYRQRLWRYKITQSMSRRGNCWDNAPMERFFRSFKTEWMPKVGYENFKDAKYGVSDYINGYYNNVRPHHYNAGLAPNESEVRYQDSKTVAKIS, encoded by the exons ATGACGAAATTAAAACGCGCAACCTATTCTGCGGCAATCAAATTAGAAACAGCTCAACTTGTAGTTGACCAAGGCTACACACAAGAAGATGCAGCTAAGGCTATGGGGGTTGGTAAATCAACTGTAAGTAAGTGGGTAACTCAATTGAAGCAAGAGCGGAATGGCCAGACCCCCACAGCGTCACCAATGACACCTGAACAAATTGAAATCCGCGAACTTAAAAAGCAAATCCAACGCATTGAATTAGAAAAGGATATAT TTAAAAAAGGCTACCGCTCTCTTGATGTCCGACTCCCTGAACAATTCTCGTTAATTGAGAAATTAAATCAACGAGAGCGTTACCCAATTAGCGTGTTGTGTAGCGTATTCAATGTGCATCGCAGCAGCTATAAATATTGGGCCATACGGGATACAACGCCTACACCAGAGCAAATAAGGCTAGAAGCTGAAGTTAAAGCCATACATGCAATGAGCGGCGGTTCAGCTGGGGCACGGACAATCGCAGCAATCGCAACGAATAACGATTTTGAATTAAGCCGTTATCGCGCCGCTAAGCTAATGGTTAAACTAAAACTAGAGAGCTGCCAAGTACCACAACATCAATATAAAAGGGGTGGTAATGAGCATCTTGAAATCCCAAATTTGCTAGACAGGCAGTTTGATGTTGTTGAGCCGAATACGGTGTGGTGCGGTGATGTGACGTATATTTGGACAGGCAATCGCTGGGCCTATTTAGCGGTCGTTGTTGATTTATTTGCACGTAAAGTCGTTGGTTGGGCAATGTCGTTGTCGCCAGATACTAGCTTAACGCTAAAAGCGCTTGAACTCGCGTATGAAAGCAGAGGTAAACCAAGTGGATTGATGTTTCACTCAGACCAAGGAAGCCATTATACAAGCTTGAAGTACCGCCAACGTTTATGGCGCTATAAAATTACACAAAGTATGAGCAGGCGCGGAAATTGTTGGGATAATGCGCCAATGGAGCGATTTTTTAGAAGCTTTAAAACGGAGTGGATGCCAAAGGTTGGATACGAAAACTTTAAAGATGCTAAATATGGTGTGAGTGATTATATCAACGGATATTATAACAACGTTAGGCCTCATCATTATAATGCTGGTTTAGCGCCAAATGAATCTGAGGTTAGATACCAAGATTCTAAAACTGTGGCCAAAATTAGTTGA
- a CDS encoding helix-turn-helix domain-containing protein, with the protein MESPTPLRLKEARKAAGYTQQQLGIALGMEPNTASARMNQYEKGKHAPDFTTMKRIADELGVPVAYFYCEEDDLAELICAWNNVEQAERVKLLDIFKRTVLESKSETDK; encoded by the coding sequence ATGGAATCACCAACGCCCTTACGCCTAAAAGAAGCCCGCAAAGCAGCTGGGTACACGCAACAGCAGCTAGGCATTGCTTTAGGTATGGAGCCCAACACGGCCAGTGCAAGAATGAACCAGTACGAAAAAGGTAAGCACGCACCAGATTTTACTACGATGAAGCGTATTGCAGATGAGTTGGGCGTGCCTGTGGCTTATTTTTATTGTGAAGAAGACGATTTGGCGGAATTAATTTGTGCATGGAATAATGTTGAACAAGCTGAGCGTGTTAAGTTGCTTGATATTTTTAAGCGTACTGTACTAGAGTCAAAGTCTGAGACGGACAAATAA
- a CDS encoding GNAT family N-acetyltransferase has product MWPTDKPLIGHHVTLEPLSTTHINALQQAVKDGEAWKLWYANVPTPDDMERYVNTAISQASEGNLAYAVRLNSSNEIVGTTRYYNADIANRRAMLGYTWYSDKMRRTAVNTECKFLLLQQLFEDFDAIAVEFRTHFFNHASRNAIERLGAKLDGILRSHQFGRNGELRDTVVYSIIASEWPTVKQHLLSKLDR; this is encoded by the coding sequence ATGTGGCCAACTGATAAACCACTGATAGGACACCATGTTACCCTTGAACCATTATCAACAACCCATATTAATGCCCTGCAACAGGCAGTAAAAGATGGTGAAGCATGGAAGCTTTGGTATGCCAATGTCCCCACCCCAGACGATATGGAGCGCTATGTTAACACTGCGATAAGCCAAGCATCTGAAGGCAACCTTGCGTATGCGGTAAGGCTAAATAGCAGTAACGAAATCGTGGGAACCACCCGCTATTACAATGCAGATATAGCCAATCGCCGTGCCATGCTAGGCTATACTTGGTACAGCGATAAAATGCGTCGAACAGCGGTTAACACGGAGTGTAAGTTTTTGCTGTTACAGCAACTTTTTGAAGATTTTGACGCCATTGCCGTAGAGTTTAGAACCCACTTTTTTAATCATGCCTCTCGCAATGCCATTGAGCGGCTTGGTGCCAAACTCGATGGTATCTTGCGCAGCCACCAGTTCGGTAGAAACGGCGAGCTAAGAGACACCGTTGTGTATTCGATTATCGCCTCAGAATGGCCCACCGTTAAGCAGCATTTATTGAGCAAGCTCGACAGGTAG
- a CDS encoding reverse transcriptase family protein — protein sequence MELIDYYDKDSGNSISSIKNLCLALDINESELDEISQLGDDRYVKSEVPKSSGGVRIVYNPHRTLRKVQRRINNRIFNPKSGAIIRWPSFIYGSIPNQHLLHGELEHKDYVACVKNHCLRSSILKVDVQDFFNNIHIDHVVEIFTSFFKYPDDVSNCLAELCCYKDFVVQGALTSSYIASLCLFDVEPDVVRRVKRKGLVYTRLVDDITISSMDRDYDFSYVKSLVIDMLHEKDLPVNVEKTNVFRVSEGPLLVHGLRISFQEPRLPADEISRIRASVKNVERLASEPKFRTTHAYRQDYNRCMGRVNKLKRVGHNQHKKLTERLLKVHPKPSKKDLKRIKVMISTLERDYEKKGDNYWFYKRFYRAQERLNLIAKSYPNYVNKLRPRLKKVFPNYDKS from the coding sequence ATGGAATTAATTGACTACTATGATAAAGATTCAGGGAACTCTATAAGCTCTATCAAAAACTTATGCTTGGCGCTGGATATAAATGAGTCCGAATTGGATGAGATTAGCCAACTTGGTGATGATAGGTATGTAAAGTCAGAAGTGCCGAAGTCTTCTGGTGGTGTAAGGATTGTCTATAACCCCCATCGAACACTAAGAAAAGTTCAGCGGCGTATAAACAACCGTATTTTTAATCCAAAAAGTGGTGCGATAATACGCTGGCCGAGTTTCATTTATGGTTCGATCCCAAATCAGCATCTTTTGCATGGAGAGCTGGAACATAAGGACTACGTAGCTTGCGTAAAAAATCATTGTCTACGTAGTAGTATCCTGAAAGTCGATGTGCAGGACTTTTTCAATAATATTCACATTGATCATGTTGTTGAAATATTTACCAGTTTTTTTAAGTATCCTGATGATGTATCAAACTGCTTAGCGGAACTTTGCTGTTACAAAGACTTTGTTGTTCAAGGAGCCCTAACTTCTAGTTATATTGCTTCGTTATGTCTGTTTGACGTAGAACCTGATGTTGTGAGGAGAGTAAAGCGCAAAGGCTTGGTATATACCAGGTTGGTTGACGATATTACAATTTCTTCGATGGATAGAGACTACGATTTTTCTTATGTAAAAAGCCTCGTCATAGATATGCTTCATGAAAAAGATTTGCCAGTGAATGTTGAAAAAACTAACGTTTTTAGGGTTTCTGAAGGTCCATTATTGGTTCATGGGCTCAGAATTTCGTTTCAAGAACCTCGCTTGCCTGCGGATGAAATTTCTAGAATTCGAGCTTCAGTTAAAAATGTTGAACGTCTTGCGTCTGAACCGAAATTTAGAACGACTCATGCGTATCGACAAGACTACAATCGCTGTATGGGAAGAGTCAATAAGCTAAAGCGAGTGGGACATAATCAACATAAAAAGTTAACTGAACGGTTATTAAAAGTGCACCCAAAGCCGTCAAAGAAAGATTTAAAACGAATCAAGGTCATGATTTCAACGTTAGAGCGAGATTATGAGAAGAAAGGTGATAACTACTGGTTTTATAAAAGGTTTTATAGAGCTCAAGAGCGATTAAACCTTATTGCTAAATCTTATCCTAACTATGTCAATAAATTACGTCCTAGACTAAAAAAAGTGTTTCCTAATTATGATAAAAGTTAA